A window from Symbiopectobacterium purcellii encodes these proteins:
- a CDS encoding glycine zipper 2TM domain-containing protein, translated as MNIISRSAACLLVSTTLVLSGCANTGSSLLAGTKPDARLTSGEQSKFFSASGAQGCGLGALAGAGLGALAGSLKGNSKDALIGAAIGGAAGCAVGMTANYYLDSLQKDYATTGDRLKAMDTDISKDTSAVEKTTLTMKQVISENQATLAKISQQKNKAGFDKANATKELSQIDANIKLMKDKIKVMKDKDAAYKVALKAQETNNKADKAKLEVLNKEYAKLNSQITALEAEANGLFEQRQAISLG; from the coding sequence ATGAATATTATTAGTCGTAGTGCAGCTTGCCTTCTTGTATCCACAACGCTGGTTCTTAGCGGTTGTGCCAACACAGGGAGTTCTCTGTTAGCAGGCACCAAACCCGATGCGCGATTAACCAGTGGTGAGCAATCCAAATTCTTTAGCGCTTCCGGTGCACAAGGTTGTGGTCTTGGTGCTCTGGCTGGGGCGGGTCTTGGCGCTCTGGCCGGCTCCCTAAAAGGCAATAGTAAAGATGCTTTGATCGGCGCAGCTATTGGTGGGGCTGCCGGTTGTGCTGTTGGTATGACAGCCAACTACTATCTCGACTCATTGCAAAAAGATTACGCAACGACGGGAGATCGCCTGAAAGCCATGGACACAGATATTAGTAAGGATACTTCGGCAGTAGAGAAAACGACCCTTACCATGAAGCAGGTTATCAGCGAGAATCAGGCAACGCTGGCTAAAATTAGTCAGCAAAAAAACAAGGCCGGATTTGATAAAGCCAACGCAACAAAAGAGTTGTCCCAAATCGATGCGAATATTAAGTTGATGAAGGACAAAATCAAGGTAATGAAAGATAAAGATGCTGCGTATAAAGTCGCATTAAAAGCACAAGAGACCAATAACAAGGCGGATAAGGCTAAGTTGGAAGTCTTGAACAAAGAATATGCCAAGCTGAACAGCCAGATTACCGCTCTGGAAGCAGAAGCGAATGGCTTGTTCGAACAGCGCCAAGCTATTTCCCTTGGCTAA
- a CDS encoding SrfA family protein, whose amino-acid sequence MRNSIQGPLLRTGHNSSFKALGETGYPVFKMAFQLREAIYRLDAGRDLARHLAIPQNDQGGDRTDWYSSFPGDIIPWSTANETERASARHQFSEFQTAVQSLSEQLLNADQSGTGGDRKVFAQLLKSVVYFPDYDFVYLVDGVLVITFWGFIHQSGEQRNPMHWYFPIRYRCKPRLLQQRNRPNNQ is encoded by the coding sequence ATGCGAAATTCGATTCAGGGACCATTGCTACGTACGGGTCATAACTCCTCATTCAAAGCGCTCGGTGAAACTGGCTATCCCGTATTCAAAATGGCTTTTCAGTTACGCGAAGCTATTTATCGTCTTGATGCAGGGCGCGATCTTGCTCGACACTTGGCTATCCCACAAAACGATCAGGGCGGCGATCGCACTGACTGGTACAGTAGCTTTCCTGGCGATATCATTCCCTGGAGCACAGCCAACGAGACCGAGCGCGCATCCGCGCGCCATCAATTCAGTGAATTCCAAACAGCCGTACAATCCTTAAGCGAGCAACTGCTCAATGCAGACCAAAGCGGAACCGGTGGCGACCGTAAGGTATTTGCTCAGCTACTAAAATCGGTCGTGTATTTCCCTGATTACGACTTTGTCTATCTGGTTGACGGAGTGCTCGTTATTACCTTCTGGGGTTTTATCCACCAGAGCGGCGAACAACGTAATCCTATGCACTGGTATTTCCCGATTCGGTACCGGTGCAAACCCCGCCTGCTGCAACAGCGCAACAGACCGAACAACCAATGA
- the rpoD gene encoding RNA polymerase sigma factor RpoD: protein MEQNPQSQLKLLVTRGKEQGYLTYAEVNDHLPEDIIDSDQIEDIIQMINDMGIQVMEEAPDADDLLLAETTSDTDEDAAEAAAQVLSSVESEIGRTTDPVRMYMREMGTVELLTREGEIDIAKRIEDGINQVQCSVAEYPEAITYLLEQYDRVEAEESRLSDLITGFVDPNAEEDLAPTATHVGSELSSEEMDDDDDDDEESEDDDDAEEDNSIDPELARQKFTELREQYEVTRQTIKAHGRNHAKAAEEILKLSDIFKQFRLVPKQFDFLVNSMRTMMDRVRTQERLIMKLCVEQCKMPKKNFVTLFTGNETNDTWFSAAKAMNKPWSEKLVEVEEDVQRSLQKLHQIEEETGLTIEQVKDINRRMSIGEAKARRAKKEMVEANLRLVISIAKKYTNRGLQFLDLIQEGNIGLMKAVDKFEYRRGYKFSTYATWWIRQAITRSIADQARTIRIPVHMIETINKLNRISRQMLQEMGREPTPEELAERMLMPEDKIRKVLKIAKEPISMETPIGDDEDSHLGDFIEDTTLELPLDSATSESLRSATHDVLAGLTAREAKVLRMRFGIDMNTDHTLEEVGKQFDVTRERIRQIEAKALRKLRHPSRSEVLRSFLDD from the coding sequence ATGGAGCAAAACCCGCAGTCACAGCTGAAGCTACTTGTCACCCGTGGTAAGGAGCAAGGCTACCTGACCTATGCTGAGGTCAATGACCATCTGCCGGAAGATATCATCGATTCCGATCAGATCGAAGACATCATCCAGATGATTAATGACATGGGCATCCAGGTGATGGAAGAAGCACCGGATGCGGATGACCTGCTGTTGGCAGAAACAACATCTGACACCGATGAAGATGCCGCAGAAGCTGCTGCTCAGGTGCTCTCAAGCGTAGAGTCCGAAATTGGGCGTACTACCGACCCGGTGCGCATGTACATGCGTGAAATGGGCACTGTTGAGCTGCTCACCCGCGAAGGTGAAATCGACATCGCCAAGCGGATCGAAGACGGTATCAACCAGGTTCAGTGCTCTGTTGCCGAATATCCTGAAGCGATCACTTACCTGTTGGAACAATACGATCGCGTCGAGGCCGAAGAAAGCCGCCTCTCCGATCTGATCACCGGGTTTGTCGATCCCAACGCCGAAGAAGATCTTGCGCCTACCGCAACCCACGTCGGCTCTGAATTGTCCAGCGAAGAGATGGACGATGACGATGATGATGACGAAGAGAGCGAAGACGACGACGATGCGGAAGAAGACAACAGCATCGATCCAGAGCTGGCACGTCAGAAATTTACCGAGCTGCGTGAACAGTACGAAGTCACGCGTCAAACGATCAAAGCCCATGGCCGTAACCACGCTAAGGCCGCGGAAGAGATCCTGAAGCTCTCTGACATTTTCAAGCAGTTCCGTTTGGTGCCGAAACAGTTCGATTTCCTGGTCAACAGCATGCGCACCATGATGGATCGCGTTCGCACGCAAGAGCGTTTGATCATGAAACTGTGCGTTGAACAGTGCAAGATGCCGAAGAAAAACTTCGTCACGCTGTTCACCGGTAACGAAACCAATGACACCTGGTTCTCCGCCGCCAAGGCCATGAACAAGCCCTGGAGCGAGAAGCTGGTTGAAGTGGAAGAAGACGTGCAGCGCAGCTTGCAGAAGCTGCATCAGATCGAAGAAGAAACCGGCTTGACTATCGAGCAGGTGAAAGACATCAACCGTCGCATGTCGATCGGTGAAGCCAAGGCACGCCGCGCCAAGAAAGAGATGGTCGAGGCGAACCTGCGTCTGGTTATTTCTATCGCCAAGAAGTACACCAACCGCGGTCTGCAATTCCTGGATCTGATTCAGGAAGGTAACATTGGTCTGATGAAAGCGGTAGACAAGTTTGAATACCGTCGTGGCTATAAGTTTTCTACTTATGCCACCTGGTGGATCCGTCAGGCGATCACCCGTTCTATCGCCGATCAGGCGCGGACTATCCGTATTCCCGTGCACATGATCGAAACGATCAACAAGCTGAACCGCATTTCGCGTCAGATGTTGCAGGAAATGGGCCGTGAGCCGACGCCAGAGGAACTTGCCGAACGCATGCTGATGCCGGAAGACAAGATCCGCAAGGTGCTGAAGATCGCTAAAGAGCCGATCTCCATGGAAACGCCGATCGGTGATGATGAAGATTCGCATCTGGGCGACTTCATCGAAGATACCACGCTGGAGCTGCCGCTGGACTCTGCAACGTCAGAGAGCCTGCGTTCAGCCACCCACGATGTGCTGGCTGGCCTGACCGCGCGCGAAGCCAAAGTACTGCGTATGCGTTTTGGTATCGACATGAACACCGACCACACGCTGGAAGAGGTGGGCAAACAGTTTGACGTTACACGTGAACGTATTCGTCAGATTGAAGCCAAGGCGCTGCGCAAGCTGCGTCATCCAAGCCGTTCCGAAGTGTTGCGCAGCTTCCTGGATGATTAA
- a CDS encoding virulence factor SrfB, giving the protein MLPEIVSFDRQITLVGDSGIQFMDFGLTLGHLPAGEFVKLANGVLTRLIYNEQRDYYFYQPTAENIEKAKSQYDIPVDKSIKLFDGVWLPLPLFRFSPPNVYQEGPLNWARFRIVKLAKPDMDGHSHRVTLAIDTRIMAKQHSAADLSPNQEDVNSGATFAVATATYALNWYLTQEWVTDWLKEVFKETSKGRDIDEREQELAQHYPVAHYLNLLSLMSIPIEGMQNETAPHIELPQFRMIANRETNAIKPISVDLVLDVGNSRTCGILIEDHGQSGSGLMQNYVLKLRDLSTPEHIYTDPFESRVEFSQAFFGKDHCSVRSGRHDAFQWPTIARIGGEASRLAARRRGSEGSTGLSSPKRYLWDEKFYGQGWRFNGSYVQDTNPLATAAPFANLIDERGEALHTIEDEMDRIPIFTPRYSRSALMTFMLSEVLTQAISQINSPEQLIRQGHAGIPRQLRHIILTVPPGLPMAERCILDERMRQAVGLVWKSLRWHSGENDPYQDEQESPDHAKIKVPLPKIRVEWDEASCAQLVYLYTEINQNFAGHPEVFFNTLGRPDRKARETISIASIDIGGGTTDLVITDYRLDHNGLVGGGANAHIIPQQRFRDSFKIAGDDILLDVIQSYLQPAFEQALREAGVVSVETLMSQLCGSQNISASEAVLRQQLSLQLFVPLALYILRSYEQYDPLDEQTHRVINQRVGELLPTGSISDEVEGFVRREVQKAGGTNDFKLAEIKLNLPLVKLHNDFCAGEFNIGKVLTALCEVLSCYHCDLLLLTGRPSQLPGIQAIIRRNLPLPPGRILPLHGYQTGTWYPFHKNGHIDDPKSTASVGAMLSQLCANHSIPNFHFRTSALKPYSTIRHIGTIDMDNLIHDAEIIYRHIESDNGQITLPTIIGEDGEETTQSIIMRGDLRLGYRQLDAERWSAAPLYTLRFSEEGRKKFSSATSTDNGSPYLKVRLTIDKGNRARKLRLISDRLTVLEVSSNTDKTFSKRDVELELNTMPETGLIDSRHWLDSGSVKK; this is encoded by the coding sequence ATGTTGCCTGAGATTGTTTCTTTCGATCGTCAAATCACATTGGTCGGCGACTCCGGAATCCAGTTTATGGATTTTGGTTTAACCCTCGGACACCTGCCTGCGGGTGAATTTGTTAAATTGGCTAACGGTGTACTCACCCGACTGATCTATAACGAGCAGCGCGATTACTATTTCTACCAACCCACGGCAGAGAATATAGAGAAGGCCAAAAGCCAATACGATATTCCGGTGGATAAGAGTATCAAGCTATTTGATGGCGTCTGGTTACCGCTTCCTCTGTTTCGTTTTAGTCCGCCCAATGTCTATCAGGAAGGCCCTCTAAACTGGGCTCGTTTTCGCATAGTGAAGCTGGCTAAACCCGATATGGACGGCCACAGCCACCGTGTGACACTGGCTATCGATACTCGCATTATGGCCAAACAGCACTCCGCCGCCGATCTCAGTCCCAACCAGGAAGACGTTAATTCGGGCGCGACATTTGCCGTGGCCACCGCCACCTATGCACTCAATTGGTATCTGACTCAGGAGTGGGTAACCGATTGGCTAAAAGAGGTGTTTAAAGAAACCAGCAAGGGGCGAGACATTGACGAACGCGAACAGGAACTCGCACAACACTATCCAGTAGCCCACTATCTCAACCTGCTGTCGTTGATGTCTATCCCGATAGAAGGGATGCAAAATGAGACAGCGCCACACATTGAATTGCCACAATTTCGGATGATCGCTAATAGAGAAACGAATGCCATCAAACCGATATCGGTCGATTTGGTCCTTGACGTTGGTAATTCACGGACGTGCGGTATTTTAATTGAGGATCACGGGCAATCGGGTTCAGGTTTAATGCAAAATTACGTATTGAAACTGCGCGATCTCAGCACCCCAGAGCACATCTATACCGATCCCTTTGAAAGTCGTGTCGAGTTCTCGCAAGCCTTTTTCGGCAAAGACCACTGCTCTGTGCGTAGCGGACGCCACGATGCCTTTCAATGGCCAACGATCGCTCGTATCGGCGGTGAGGCCAGCCGCTTAGCTGCACGCCGTCGGGGCAGTGAAGGCTCTACGGGGTTATCCAGTCCCAAACGCTATCTCTGGGATGAGAAATTTTATGGCCAAGGTTGGCGCTTCAACGGTAGTTACGTGCAAGACACGAATCCATTAGCGACTGCGGCCCCGTTCGCCAACTTGATCGATGAGAGAGGCGAGGCACTGCACACCATTGAAGACGAGATGGATCGCATTCCGATATTTACTCCTCGCTATTCACGCAGTGCGCTAATGACTTTCATGCTGTCTGAAGTATTAACCCAAGCCATTAGTCAGATTAACAGCCCGGAACAGCTTATTCGTCAAGGACATGCGGGTATCCCCCGCCAGCTTAGGCATATCATTCTTACCGTTCCACCGGGCTTACCAATGGCCGAACGTTGTATTCTCGATGAGCGTATGCGTCAAGCCGTTGGCCTGGTTTGGAAATCCCTGCGCTGGCACAGCGGCGAGAATGATCCCTATCAGGATGAACAAGAATCGCCCGACCACGCGAAAATCAAGGTCCCGCTGCCCAAAATCCGAGTAGAGTGGGACGAAGCCTCCTGTGCTCAACTGGTGTATCTGTATACCGAAATTAATCAGAACTTCGCTGGCCACCCAGAGGTGTTCTTTAATACGCTTGGTCGGCCCGATCGCAAAGCACGAGAAACGATCTCGATCGCTTCGATCGACATTGGCGGCGGCACCACGGATTTGGTGATTACCGATTATCGTTTGGATCATAATGGTCTGGTTGGCGGTGGCGCTAATGCACATATCATCCCCCAACAGCGCTTTCGCGACAGCTTCAAAATCGCAGGCGATGACATACTGCTTGATGTGATTCAATCCTACCTTCAGCCTGCCTTCGAGCAAGCGCTCCGAGAAGCGGGTGTTGTCTCCGTCGAAACACTGATGTCTCAATTGTGTGGTTCTCAAAACATCAGCGCATCAGAAGCCGTTCTGCGCCAGCAGCTTAGTCTACAACTGTTCGTACCGTTGGCTCTGTATATTCTAAGAAGTTACGAGCAATACGATCCTCTGGATGAACAAACTCATCGCGTGATTAACCAACGCGTGGGTGAGTTGCTCCCTACTGGCAGCATCAGTGACGAGGTGGAGGGATTTGTTCGCCGAGAAGTACAAAAAGCGGGTGGCACCAATGATTTCAAACTGGCAGAGATCAAGCTCAATCTGCCATTGGTGAAGCTGCACAATGATTTTTGTGCGGGCGAGTTCAACATCGGTAAGGTTCTTACCGCATTGTGTGAAGTGTTGTCCTGCTATCATTGCGATCTGTTGCTGCTCACGGGTCGACCTTCACAATTGCCGGGTATTCAGGCCATTATCCGCCGTAATCTGCCGCTCCCCCCCGGACGGATATTGCCGTTGCATGGCTATCAGACAGGAACCTGGTATCCGTTCCACAAAAATGGCCATATCGACGATCCCAAGAGTACTGCTTCAGTAGGTGCAATGCTGTCTCAGCTGTGCGCCAATCACAGTATTCCTAACTTCCATTTCCGCACCTCGGCGCTGAAGCCCTACTCGACGATTCGTCACATCGGCACCATCGATATGGATAACCTGATCCACGATGCTGAGATTATCTATCGTCATATCGAATCGGACAACGGCCAGATCACGCTGCCCACAATCATCGGCGAAGATGGGGAGGAGACAACGCAAAGCATCATTATGCGCGGCGACCTGCGACTGGGCTATCGCCAGTTGGATGCCGAACGCTGGTCTGCAGCACCGCTTTACACCCTGCGTTTTAGTGAAGAAGGTCGTAAAAAATTCTCTTCAGCGACCTCCACAGATAACGGTTCACCCTATCTCAAAGTGCGGCTGACAATTGATAAAGGAAACCGCGCTCGCAAGTTGAGATTGATCAGCGATCGCCTGACGGTCTTAGAAGTGAGCAGTAACACCGACAAAACGTTTAGCAAACGAGATGTAGAACTGGAACTCAATACTATGCCCGAGACCGGGCTCATAGACAGTCGACACTGGCTTGATAGCGGGAGTGTAAAAAAATAA
- a CDS encoding tellurite resistance domain protein: protein MIEQLRARGDSQSAQALQQLLTHSHGLACYDVGGEPVLINWAIPLVVEPLPVVTAVPWWRRLLPWLLLLLLLLLLALAYWWYRCNTHNDTATQAPIVEPAPAVAPQQPEPVPVPVPEPAPAPAPAPANTKLTKDNPSIKLAKQKDFGKIKVNLTWQQGKHQRPIDLDIAAFVRLKSGELGGAEALSKFFGNYEKPPYAILQKDLRDGADQDGEWIFINGSHWQEIDEVLIYSFIYGGTDNWQGTDATITLYVPGQRPISTTLANGSNSNPVAAIARLKNVDGDIKVERLNSFFSTRKSMDKYYGWGFTWMATGDKE, encoded by the coding sequence TTGATTGAACAGCTTAGAGCACGCGGCGATAGTCAGTCAGCTCAAGCGCTACAACAGCTACTCACCCATTCTCATGGGCTGGCCTGCTATGACGTGGGTGGAGAGCCTGTCTTAATCAACTGGGCAATCCCGTTAGTAGTAGAACCGCTTCCCGTTGTCACCGCCGTACCTTGGTGGCGACGCTTACTTCCCTGGCTACTCTTGCTTCTTTTATTATTACTGTTAGCACTTGCCTACTGGTGGTATCGATGCAACACACACAATGATACAGCCACTCAGGCACCGATTGTGGAGCCTGCCCCTGCTGTCGCCCCGCAGCAACCAGAGCCTGTGCCTGTGCCTGTGCCCGAGCCTGCGCCTGCGCCTGCGCCTGCGCCTGCCAATACCAAACTGACCAAAGATAACCCCAGCATCAAGCTCGCTAAGCAAAAGGATTTTGGAAAAATCAAGGTCAATCTGACCTGGCAACAGGGCAAACATCAGCGCCCTATCGATCTCGATATCGCAGCATTTGTTCGCCTTAAAAGCGGGGAGCTTGGGGGAGCAGAAGCGCTCAGTAAGTTCTTTGGCAATTACGAAAAACCGCCCTATGCAATATTGCAAAAAGATCTACGAGATGGGGCCGATCAAGACGGTGAATGGATTTTTATCAACGGAAGTCACTGGCAAGAGATTGATGAGGTACTGATTTACAGCTTTATCTACGGCGGAACGGATAATTGGCAAGGCACTGATGCAACGATAACCCTCTATGTACCAGGGCAACGGCCTATCAGTACCACGCTGGCAAATGGAAGTAACAGCAATCCCGTAGCAGCGATCGCCAGATTAAAAAATGTCGATGGCGATATCAAAGTTGAACGACTCAACAGCTTTTTCAGCACACGAAAGTCTATGGATAAATATTATGGCTGGGGCTTCACATGGATGGCTACTGGGGACAAAGAGTAA
- a CDS encoding SrfA family protein has translation MTGTHPEAESIKRSWFWKWRWLLGFLLLLLLLALLLGLLRGCAPSLPLPGLSGLSDKAAVNVRNDSVSSLNTQTHSDKSVSTLTSESNIDSSQTLESKQSPAATGNKNNTIDDKHQPANNADAADAEKSSDPVQPSTPPSQASEAQQPEVAPNTVPPAIPTQGEPLTLPPAVPDGPAQFLNGQWRANGGIQDKLTGRPLQLQYNFDQGNGTVSVRQSSGVTCNGPAKGSVQQGTLTITNPEQMTCSDGSNFIVPNVECKSPASGRTDCIGSTDGEKSFPIRMLQPNISQG, from the coding sequence GTGACTGGAACCCATCCCGAGGCAGAAAGTATCAAGCGATCCTGGTTCTGGAAGTGGCGTTGGTTGCTGGGATTCTTGTTGTTACTGCTGTTACTCGCGCTCTTGTTGGGTTTACTGCGTGGTTGCGCCCCATCGCTCCCCCTACCAGGTTTGTCAGGATTATCAGACAAGGCCGCTGTTAATGTTCGCAATGACAGCGTCTCCTCGTTGAATACGCAAACACACTCAGATAAAAGCGTGTCAACGTTGACGAGTGAAAGCAATATCGATTCAAGTCAGACCTTAGAGAGCAAGCAATCCCCAGCAGCAACGGGGAATAAAAACAATACAATCGATGATAAGCATCAACCGGCGAACAATGCCGACGCTGCAGATGCAGAGAAATCGTCAGACCCTGTTCAGCCCAGCACCCCGCCTTCTCAGGCTAGTGAAGCGCAGCAACCCGAAGTCGCCCCCAACACCGTACCACCAGCGATACCAACGCAGGGAGAACCGCTGACACTTCCTCCCGCCGTACCCGATGGTCCGGCTCAGTTTCTCAATGGACAATGGCGTGCTAACGGTGGCATTCAGGATAAGCTCACAGGCCGACCGCTCCAATTGCAATACAACTTTGATCAAGGCAACGGTACCGTTAGCGTGCGTCAATCCAGTGGTGTGACCTGTAATGGCCCCGCTAAAGGCAGCGTGCAGCAAGGCACTCTCACCATCACTAATCCAGAGCAGATGACATGCAGTGACGGCTCAAATTTTATTGTTCCAAACGTCGAGTGTAAGTCACCAGCCTCTGGTCGCACTGATTGTATCGGCAGCACTGATGGGGAAAAATCCTTCCCAATCCGCATGCTTCAACCCAATATCTCACAGGGATGA